In the genome of Ignavibacteriales bacterium, one region contains:
- a CDS encoding cytochrome c3 family protein — protein sequence MKRTLFFFTLTLIIGLTALFLFPYYTINPGVLVKGHTDLQNNCLACHSIGSGAPTEKCISCHKLSEIGLKKVSQAVSEKPNNKTNLLHKSIKNINCYYCHTEHNGLSKENATLNFTHSILPKQMLNNCADCHTDKKPDNKIHNLILNDCSNCHTTDKWERAEFKHQLLGEKQNDCKDCHINKTPDDELHIGLDKTVQCLQCHNTNAWKPSTFDHSKYFRFDKNHPSDCKNCHNEQKKFKSYTCYNCHEHQPARISEKHIKEGIRDFSNCVKCHRSGDEDEAKGNENRNNRGDESDND from the coding sequence ATGAAAAGAACATTATTCTTTTTTACGCTAACGTTAATCATAGGATTAACAGCACTATTTTTATTTCCTTATTATACAATAAATCCTGGAGTGCTTGTAAAAGGACATACTGACCTTCAAAACAATTGTTTAGCTTGTCATTCTATTGGCAGCGGTGCACCAACAGAAAAATGTATCAGCTGTCATAAGCTAAGTGAAATAGGATTAAAAAAAGTATCACAGGCAGTTAGTGAAAAACCGAACAATAAAACAAATCTTCTTCATAAATCAATAAAAAACATCAACTGTTACTATTGTCATACAGAACACAATGGCTTATCAAAAGAAAATGCAACATTAAATTTTACACACTCAATTCTGCCAAAACAGATGTTGAATAATTGTGCAGATTGTCATACCGATAAAAAACCCGATAACAAAATTCACAATCTCATTTTAAATGATTGTTCAAACTGCCATACCACTGATAAATGGGAACGTGCTGAGTTTAAACATCAATTACTCGGTGAAAAACAAAATGATTGCAAAGACTGTCACATAAATAAAACTCCTGATGATGAGCTGCACATAGGATTGGATAAAACTGTTCAATGTTTACAATGCCATAACACAAACGCCTGGAAGCCATCTACATTTGATCATAGTAAATATTTCAGGTTTGATAAAAACCATCCTTCGGATTGTAAAAATTGTCACAACGAACAAAAAAAATTCAAATCATACACTTGTTATAATTGCCACGAACATCAGCCGGCACGCATATCAGAAAAACATATTAAAGAAGGTATAAGAGATTTTAGCAATTGTGTTAAATGTCATAGGTCTGGCGATGAAGACGAAG